The following proteins come from a genomic window of Gemmatimonadales bacterium:
- a CDS encoding aminotransferase class I/II-fold pyridoxal phosphate-dependent enzyme, with translation MSFEPFVMERWQSTWENRVRYNLSESGVHPMSTRELLVLAGAAADPLLGLALGYPQSNGTERLRAAIAAHYPGATLDHVLVTNGSAEANYLNCWRLIEPGDGVAIMLPNYMQTWGLARTFGAEVRPFHLREANGWNPDFAEIDAAIAPGTKLVIVTNPNNPTGKVLAKDAVDRIVARADAVGAWILSDEVYLGAERAGGLTQSLWGRSERVIVTNGLSKAYGLPGLRIGWCVAPPAHVAELWARKDYTTIGPTVMSDALAALALAPATRAQIFERTRGIIRSNWDVLERWMAGMDGEFTYRPPDAGAICYARYRSTANSSALAEVLRRDHDVLIVPGDQFGMDRFVRLGFGSPVEDLEAALARVALAFRQVGD, from the coding sequence ATGTCGTTCGAGCCGTTCGTGATGGAACGCTGGCAGAGCACCTGGGAAAACCGGGTTCGCTACAACCTGTCGGAAAGCGGCGTCCACCCGATGAGCACCCGCGAGCTGCTCGTGCTCGCCGGCGCCGCCGCCGACCCGCTCCTCGGCCTCGCCCTCGGCTACCCGCAGTCCAACGGCACCGAGCGGCTGCGCGCGGCCATCGCGGCGCACTACCCCGGCGCGACGCTCGATCACGTCCTCGTCACCAACGGCAGCGCCGAAGCGAACTACCTGAACTGCTGGCGCCTCATCGAGCCGGGCGATGGCGTCGCGATCATGCTCCCCAACTACATGCAGACCTGGGGGCTGGCGCGGACCTTCGGCGCCGAGGTGCGGCCGTTCCACCTCCGCGAAGCCAATGGTTGGAATCCCGATTTCGCGGAGATCGACGCCGCCATCGCGCCCGGGACGAAGCTCGTCATCGTCACCAACCCGAACAATCCGACTGGCAAGGTCTTGGCGAAGGACGCGGTGGACCGGATCGTGGCGCGCGCGGACGCCGTGGGGGCGTGGATCCTCTCGGACGAGGTGTACCTGGGCGCCGAACGTGCGGGCGGGCTGACGCAGTCGCTGTGGGGCCGGAGCGAGCGGGTGATCGTCACGAACGGGCTCTCGAAGGCCTATGGCCTGCCGGGACTCCGCATCGGCTGGTGCGTCGCGCCACCCGCGCATGTCGCGGAGCTGTGGGCGCGCAAGGACTACACGACCATCGGCCCCACGGTGATGAGCGACGCGCTGGCCGCACTCGCGCTCGCGCCGGCAACGCGCGCCCAGATCTTCGAACGGACCCGCGGGATCATCCGGTCCAACTGGGACGTGCTGGAGCGGTGGATGGCCGGGATGGATGGCGAGTTCACCTACCGGCCACCCGACGCGGGAGCCATCTGCTACGCGCGCTACCGGTCGACGGCGAACTCCTCGGCGCTCGCGGAAGTCCTGCGGCGGGACCACGACGTGCTCATCGTGCCGGGCGACCAGTTCGGCATGGACCGCTTCGTGCGGCTCGGCTTCGGCTCTCCGGTGGAGGACCTGGAGGCCGCGCTGGCGCGGGTCGCGTTAGCTTTCCGGCAGGTGGGGGACTAG